Proteins encoded together in one Candidatus Methylomirabilota bacterium window:
- a CDS encoding HD domain-containing phosphohydrolase — MVGEAERTRMELSELNAIGVRLSAERDPVALLGLILARAREITHSDAGSVYLVEEPEQGEARLRFKLTQNDFVSVPFTEFTIPISDESVAGHVAKSGEILHLEDAYAPPPGAPFKINRAFDQQAGYRTKSMLVVPMQTPRGETIGVLQLINCKRVASRRFPSLDAIERETIPYPERFIQFAASLASQAAVALQNSRLLESIQALFEGFVRASVTAIESRDPTTSGHSFRVADLTVGLAEAADRADSGPFRALRFSPEQMREIRYASLLHDFGKVGVREEVLIKAKKLYPAQLDFIKQRLELIKRGVQLRYGAKKLDALLREERGRALGQMAEWDAELATALGELDEHLKAIVAANEPTVMAEDVASRIQHLALTRFLDHLGEPQVVITPEEAQILAIPRGSLTAEEFKQIQSHVVHTFQFLIQIPWTKELRHVPDIARSHHEKLNGSGYPNRIGAADIPVQSKMMTIADVFDALTASDRPYKAAVPVDRALDILGFERKAGAVDGDLLDLFIAVKPWERRAG; from the coding sequence GTGGTCGGCGAAGCCGAGCGGACGCGCATGGAGCTCTCCGAGCTCAACGCCATCGGCGTGCGCCTGTCCGCCGAGCGGGACCCCGTGGCCCTGCTGGGCTTGATCCTCGCCAGGGCGCGCGAGATCACCCACAGCGACGCGGGCTCGGTGTACCTCGTGGAGGAGCCGGAGCAGGGGGAGGCCCGCCTCCGCTTCAAGCTCACCCAGAACGACTTCGTCAGCGTCCCGTTCACCGAGTTCACCATCCCCATTAGCGACGAGAGCGTGGCCGGCCACGTGGCCAAGAGCGGGGAGATCCTCCACCTCGAGGATGCCTACGCGCCGCCCCCGGGCGCGCCGTTCAAGATCAACCGCGCCTTCGATCAGCAAGCCGGCTACCGGACCAAGTCGATGCTGGTGGTGCCGATGCAGACGCCCAGGGGCGAGACCATCGGCGTGCTGCAGCTCATCAACTGCAAGCGCGTGGCCTCGCGCCGCTTCCCCTCGCTGGACGCGATCGAGCGCGAGACGATCCCCTACCCCGAGCGGTTCATCCAGTTTGCCGCCTCTCTCGCGTCCCAGGCGGCGGTGGCGCTCCAGAACAGCCGGCTCCTCGAGAGCATCCAGGCCCTCTTCGAGGGCTTCGTGCGCGCCTCGGTGACCGCCATCGAGTCGCGCGACCCCACCACGTCCGGCCATTCCTTCAGAGTGGCGGACCTCACGGTCGGCCTGGCCGAGGCGGCGGACCGGGCCGACAGCGGGCCGTTCCGGGCACTGCGCTTCAGCCCCGAGCAGATGCGGGAGATCCGCTATGCCTCGCTGCTCCACGACTTCGGCAAGGTGGGCGTGCGCGAGGAGGTGCTGATCAAGGCCAAGAAGCTCTACCCAGCCCAGCTCGACTTCATCAAACAACGTCTCGAGTTGATCAAACGTGGAGTCCAGCTCCGCTACGGCGCGAAGAAGCTGGACGCGCTCCTGCGCGAGGAGCGCGGGCGCGCCCTCGGGCAGATGGCGGAATGGGATGCCGAGCTCGCGACCGCACTCGGCGAGCTCGACGAGCACCTCAAGGCGATCGTGGCCGCGAACGAGCCCACCGTGATGGCGGAGGACGTGGCCTCCCGCATCCAGCATCTGGCCTTGACGCGGTTCCTGGACCACCTGGGCGAGCCGCAGGTGGTGATCACGCCCGAGGAAGCGCAGATCCTGGCGATCCCGCGCGGCAGCCTCACCGCGGAGGAGTTCAAGCAGATCCAGTCCCACGTGGTGCACACGTTTCAGTTCCTCATCCAGATCCCCTGGACCAAGGAGCTGCGCCATGTGCCGGACATCGCGCGCTCGCACCACGAGAAGCTCAACGGCTCCGGCTACCCGAACCGCATCGGCGCCGCCGACATCCCCGTGCAGTCGAAGATGATGACGATCGCCGACGTCTTCGACGCGCTCACGGCGAGCGACCGCCCCTACAAGGCCGCGGTGCCGGTGGACCGCGCGCTGGACATCCTCGGTTTCGAGCGCAAGGCCGGCGCGGTGGACGGCGATCTCCTCGACCTCTTCATCGCGGTGAAGCCGTGGGAGCGGCGGGCGGGCTGA
- a CDS encoding ATPase domain-containing protein, giving the protein MTTPEKSRVSTGLPRLDSMLGGGLLPGTLTVVYGATGIGKTHLGLTFASHGQVADGRRGIVFDMNARGDSQQHHAYAERLFGWPLARWTHTVTPMAQPFPADGQMDAYYCDALPWVGKVRDYQVPTPDGFEFDWNWKAMYNHALYTVRPFVYFHLGAGSRRIMVDGIEPMDVPADYIQPFLFDELYRKTIHRDAETLGMEICLPVWQHRDYIDAHRYDHAAVTTLLLVTTEETPLEQLLARKVAAGDIGAVANTILVMGSERVGQRLARFLAVVKHRGSAMSDEIAEYRVTPTGLEFV; this is encoded by the coding sequence ATGACCACTCCTGAGAAATCACGCGTTTCGACGGGCCTCCCCCGTCTTGACAGCATGCTGGGCGGCGGGCTCCTGCCCGGCACGCTGACGGTGGTGTACGGCGCCACCGGCATCGGCAAGACCCATCTCGGCCTCACCTTCGCGAGCCACGGCCAGGTCGCGGATGGCCGGCGCGGCATCGTGTTCGACATGAACGCGCGGGGCGACTCCCAGCAGCACCACGCCTACGCCGAGCGCCTGTTCGGCTGGCCGCTCGCGCGCTGGACCCACACGGTGACCCCCATGGCCCAGCCGTTTCCGGCGGACGGCCAGATGGACGCCTACTATTGCGACGCGTTGCCCTGGGTGGGCAAGGTACGCGACTACCAGGTCCCCACACCCGACGGCTTCGAGTTCGACTGGAACTGGAAGGCGATGTACAACCACGCGCTCTACACCGTCCGCCCGTTCGTCTACTTCCACCTCGGCGCGGGATCGCGTCGCATCATGGTGGACGGCATCGAGCCCATGGACGTGCCCGCCGACTACATCCAGCCGTTCCTCTTCGACGAGCTCTACCGGAAGACCATCCACCGCGACGCGGAGACGCTGGGTATGGAGATCTGCCTGCCCGTGTGGCAGCACCGCGACTACATCGACGCGCATCGCTACGATCACGCCGCGGTCACCACGCTGCTGCTCGTGACCACCGAGGAGACCCCGCTCGAGCAACTCCTCGCCCGCAAGGTGGCCGCGGGCGACATCGGCGCGGTGGCCAACACCATTCTCGTGATGGGCAGCGAGCGCGTGGGCCAGCGGCTCGCCCGCTTCCTCGCGGTGGTGAAGCACCGGGGCAGCGCGATGAGCGACGAGATCGCCGAGTACCGCGTCACGCCCACCGGGCTCGAGTTCGTGTAG